In Selenomonas dianae, a genomic segment contains:
- a CDS encoding ammonia-forming cytochrome c nitrite reductase subunit c552 — protein sequence MSNRKKIIAGVAGVCALFFGFVAVRIGAHPNDDSIKRVQIQGDTAAKIGKEAYKDAYPLQYNSFMKNNEESPSPTGYGGSMEGNSHLEHQPEMLENFKGYKFAIQYDDDRGHTYAGYDLLHTKRLPGQKGSCLQCKGSYVYDVYFKEGGWAYASKPFDEVAAPITMDEWFGCSTCHDPETMELRVYQQGFIESMAKRGIDVNAATHNEMRAYVCGQCHTEYYFSAEDGRVTHPYTNGLDAESEYQYYQSGQAGGFKGDWMHPDSKTMMLKAQHPEFETWATSVHADAGVTCVDCHMPYMRDGGKKYTSHWMTSPLKTTQQSCLKCHDESEETLVARVKTIHDNTFKLQRIAGQTVARAHRTVKAAMDAGVPDAALDDARAKIREAQWYWDWVAAENGVGFHNPDKIMRTLGLAIDLAHQAIESAEGARHGFQPL from the coding sequence TTGAGTAACAGAAAGAAAATCATCGCAGGTGTTGCCGGCGTCTGTGCCCTGTTCTTTGGATTTGTCGCTGTTCGCATCGGCGCACACCCGAACGATGACAGCATCAAACGCGTGCAGATCCAGGGCGATACCGCTGCCAAGATCGGCAAAGAGGCGTACAAGGATGCTTACCCGCTCCAGTACAACTCATTCATGAAAAACAATGAGGAATCTCCGTCGCCCACAGGCTACGGCGGCAGCATGGAGGGCAACAGTCATCTGGAGCACCAGCCCGAGATGCTTGAGAACTTTAAGGGCTATAAGTTTGCCATCCAGTATGACGACGACCGAGGGCATACGTATGCGGGCTACGATCTCCTGCATACGAAGAGGCTTCCGGGACAGAAGGGGAGTTGTCTACAGTGCAAGGGTTCGTATGTTTATGATGTGTACTTCAAAGAAGGTGGATGGGCGTATGCATCGAAGCCGTTTGATGAAGTTGCGGCTCCCATCACGATGGATGAGTGGTTTGGCTGCTCGACCTGCCACGATCCTGAGACGATGGAGCTGCGCGTTTATCAGCAGGGCTTCATTGAGTCGATGGCAAAGCGCGGCATTGATGTGAATGCGGCAACGCACAATGAGATGCGCGCCTACGTCTGCGGGCAATGCCATACGGAGTACTACTTCTCGGCTGAGGATGGCCGTGTAACGCATCCCTATACGAACGGTCTGGATGCCGAGTCCGAGTATCAGTACTACCAGTCCGGACAGGCAGGCGGATTCAAGGGCGACTGGATGCACCCCGACTCCAAGACGATGATGCTCAAGGCGCAGCATCCGGAATTTGAGACGTGGGCGACAAGCGTTCATGCCGATGCGGGTGTCACCTGCGTGGACTGCCACATGCCCTATATGCGTGACGGCGGCAAGAAGTATACCTCGCACTGGATGACGAGCCCGCTGAAGACCACGCAGCAGTCCTGTCTGAAGTGTCATGACGAGAGCGAGGAGACCCTCGTTGCACGCGTCAAGACCATTCATGACAACACGTTCAAACTCCAGCGTATCGCTGGACAGACCGTTGCACGCGCACACCGCACGGTCAAGGCTGCGATGGATGCCGGTGTACCCGATGCAGCTCTCGACGATGCACGCGCGAAGATTCGCGAAGCACAGTGGTACTGGGATTGGGTTGCTGCCGAGAACGGCGTGGGCTTCCACAACCCCGACAAGATCATGCGTACCCTTGGGCTTGCGATTGACCTGGCACATCAGGCAATCGAGTCTGCCGAGGGCGCACGCCACGGCTTCCAGCCGCTCTGA
- a CDS encoding sulfite exporter TauE/SafE family protein, whose protein sequence is MGLDILLFLILGLFVGTFGTLVGIGGGLICVPIFIFFLSDGGVYPYFHTAAQITGTSLVIVFANALSGTLAYVRQQRVYFPAAVPFALATLPGAFLGSYIVDDFTGSMLYASYGTFLLVMASLMYWNATHKKHADVHTLPANFTFNRSLGIGTSAGVGFISSIFGIGGGVIHVPLMVYLLGFPVHMATATSHFVLACSAAFGVVSHFLLNHIIWTPAICISIGAAIGAQIGAAISQKTKSKVILVLLSLAMFGLGVRLIWMSGVL, encoded by the coding sequence ATGGGACTTGATATTCTTCTCTTTCTCATCCTCGGGCTGTTCGTCGGCACGTTCGGGACGCTTGTCGGCATCGGCGGCGGTCTGATCTGCGTGCCGATCTTCATCTTCTTCCTGTCGGACGGCGGCGTTTATCCGTACTTCCACACGGCGGCACAGATCACGGGAACATCGCTTGTGATCGTGTTTGCCAATGCTCTCTCGGGGACGCTCGCTTACGTCCGTCAGCAGCGCGTCTACTTCCCCGCTGCTGTGCCGTTCGCACTCGCGACACTGCCGGGCGCATTCCTCGGCTCGTACATCGTCGACGACTTCACGGGATCGATGCTCTACGCATCCTATGGCACGTTCCTTCTGGTGATGGCGTCGCTTATGTATTGGAACGCCACGCACAAGAAGCACGCGGATGTCCACACACTCCCCGCGAATTTTACGTTCAACCGCTCGCTCGGCATCGGCACAAGCGCAGGCGTCGGCTTCATCTCCAGCATCTTCGGCATCGGCGGCGGCGTGATCCATGTGCCGCTCATGGTCTATCTGCTCGGCTTCCCCGTACACATGGCGACGGCAACCTCGCATTTCGTCCTCGCCTGTTCGGCGGCATTCGGTGTCGTCAGTCACTTCCTGCTCAATCACATCATCTGGACACCCGCGATCTGCATCTCCATCGGTGCCGCTATCGGTGCCCAGATTGGGGCTGCCATCTCACAGAAGACGAAGTCCAAGGTCATCCTCGTCCTCCTCTCCCTCGCCATGTTCGGTCTCGGCGTACGCCTCATCTGGATGAGCGGGGTACTGTAA
- the ccsA gene encoding cytochrome c biogenesis protein CcsA, which translates to MIGTLFLGAVLFFALAAVFCETQGKTTEGRICAALAGLASLGAAAFLFVIILNDDFSYTYVISYSSISLPLLYKLSAFWAGQQGSFLLWLVIHAVVGVLIAREGRMTATGRTIYHALTAMLVLLVLFKSPFAPAETVAMDGHGMNPLLQDPWMAVHPPIIFVGYALLAVPFVYSLESMIKAPMDGSFLAPMRRWTLIAWAFLGAGIFIGGYWAYKVLGWGGYWGWDPVENSSLVPWLLACVLLHLISVARGRRGAFYLVHLAATFSYAFVLYGTFLTRSGILGDFSVHSFAGSDIGLYIALANAAVLLFGLGVLIVRIERLPKGAVYEQHRSRDFLVLLGMLLIVFIVAIVFFGMSMPLISGLLGESAAVDTSYYVRTSLPIAVPLALLMALGVLLPYGGGRVARPVWIFVISVGGGVLAGLVGVTDIPSVLLSTFALLAALAAIEAFRRQRIGLGGMVAHVGTGLALLAFILSGSGSQTTTVTLIPDEPQEVYGHTIIYRGQSFAESGSEKSYRYEVDGSLCEAVTKLRANGEDAAREPAIARSLVGDLYIAPSPTSAERAELILHRGKTVMDEGDYAYRYESIAFEPQGGGKTLVTAQIALTDGEEVDDAAPTILATETGGTSQPIEVMNGKFRIRLTGVSADERDIRIEILPSVAEEAALPVPASVSTKPGISILWLACVLVTVGGLLAATQVVSPVKGGGSEKRSE; encoded by the coding sequence ATGATCGGAACGTTATTCTTGGGTGCGGTTCTGTTCTTTGCCCTTGCTGCAGTGTTCTGTGAGACGCAGGGAAAAACAACCGAAGGACGGATCTGTGCAGCCCTAGCAGGGCTCGCATCGCTTGGTGCAGCGGCGTTCCTCTTCGTCATTATTCTGAACGATGATTTCAGCTACACCTACGTTATCAGTTACTCCTCCATCAGTCTGCCGCTGCTCTACAAGCTCTCCGCATTCTGGGCGGGGCAGCAGGGCTCATTTCTCCTCTGGCTCGTGATTCACGCCGTTGTCGGTGTTCTGATTGCACGCGAGGGTCGGATGACAGCGACGGGGCGCACGATCTACCACGCACTCACCGCGATGCTCGTCCTCCTCGTCCTCTTTAAGAGCCCCTTTGCTCCCGCAGAGACTGTTGCCATGGATGGGCACGGGATGAATCCGCTGCTGCAGGATCCGTGGATGGCGGTGCATCCGCCGATCATCTTTGTGGGCTATGCGCTGCTTGCAGTTCCGTTCGTCTACTCTCTTGAGAGCATGATAAAGGCACCGATGGACGGCAGTTTCCTCGCTCCGATGCGTCGCTGGACGCTCATCGCGTGGGCATTCCTCGGTGCAGGCATCTTCATCGGCGGCTACTGGGCGTACAAGGTGCTCGGGTGGGGCGGCTACTGGGGCTGGGATCCCGTGGAGAACTCCTCGCTTGTCCCGTGGCTGCTCGCCTGTGTTCTGCTTCATCTGATCTCTGTTGCGCGTGGGCGGCGCGGGGCGTTTTACCTCGTTCATCTTGCGGCGACCTTCTCCTACGCATTCGTCCTTTACGGGACATTCCTCACGCGCAGCGGTATTCTCGGTGATTTCTCCGTGCACTCCTTTGCGGGCTCGGACATCGGCCTCTACATCGCCCTTGCCAATGCGGCTGTCCTGCTCTTCGGGCTCGGCGTTCTGATCGTTCGGATTGAACGTCTGCCGAAGGGGGCGGTCTACGAGCAGCACCGCAGCCGAGACTTCCTCGTGCTGCTCGGGATGCTTCTCATCGTATTCATCGTCGCTATCGTATTTTTCGGAATGTCCATGCCGCTCATCTCGGGGCTGCTTGGAGAGAGTGCGGCGGTCGATACGAGCTACTATGTGCGTACCTCGCTGCCGATTGCGGTGCCGCTGGCGCTTCTCATGGCACTCGGCGTACTTCTGCCCTACGGCGGTGGACGCGTCGCACGGCCTGTGTGGATCTTCGTGATCTCCGTGGGCGGCGGCGTTCTCGCGGGGCTGGTCGGAGTCACGGATATTCCGTCGGTTCTGCTCTCCACCTTTGCCCTCCTTGCCGCACTTGCTGCCATTGAGGCATTTCGCCGTCAACGCATTGGTCTGGGCGGGATGGTTGCCCACGTTGGCACGGGACTTGCGCTGCTCGCCTTTATTCTCTCGGGGTCGGGCAGTCAGACAACGACGGTCACACTCATCCCTGACGAGCCGCAGGAGGTCTATGGACACACGATCATCTATCGTGGACAGTCCTTTGCCGAGAGTGGCAGTGAGAAGTCCTACCGCTATGAGGTGGACGGAAGTCTGTGCGAGGCAGTGACAAAGCTGCGTGCAAACGGTGAGGATGCGGCACGTGAGCCTGCAATTGCAAGAAGCCTTGTGGGCGATCTCTATATCGCACCGTCGCCGACCTCGGCGGAGCGTGCCGAGCTGATCCTCCATCGAGGCAAGACTGTCATGGATGAGGGGGACTATGCCTATCGCTACGAATCCATCGCGTTTGAGCCGCAGGGCGGCGGCAAGACCCTCGTCACGGCGCAGATTGCGCTGACGGACGGCGAGGAAGTCGATGATGCCGCACCCACGATCCTTGCGACGGAGACGGGCGGGACATCCCAGCCGATCGAGGTGATGAACGGCAAGTTCCGCATTCGTCTCACGGGTGTCTCGGCGGATGAACGCGACATACGGATCGAGATCCTGCCCTCTGTGGCAGAGGAGGCGGCACTTCCCGTTCCCGCCTCGGTCAGTACGAAGCCCGGCATCTCCATCCTTTGGCTCGCCTGTGTTCTTGTGACTGTCGGTGGTCTCCTGGCAGCCACGCAGGTGGTAAGTCCCGTCAAAGGAGGTGGATCGGAAAAGCGGTCTGAGTGA
- a CDS encoding ABC transporter ATP-binding protein, with translation MVEIRLNDVSQMFEGREVLHQLTHSFHGGSVTAIAGANGSGKSTLLRLAARLMLPTSGTIDTLLDGTPVNGADYRRLLAMATPEMELYTRLTVRENLTFLLAARGIGCEDGALQELLVRVGLPAEVLPRMTGQLSTGMRQRVRLAVVLGTDAEVWLLDEPGLALDEQGRALLLNEARAAAKRGRLILWATNEPEERKAADACFDLTSGSECRP, from the coding sequence ATGGTCGAGATTCGTTTGAACGATGTCAGTCAAATGTTTGAAGGGCGTGAAGTCCTGCATCAACTGACACATTCCTTTCATGGCGGCAGTGTGACAGCCATTGCCGGGGCGAATGGCAGCGGGAAATCGACGCTTCTGCGTCTTGCGGCACGGCTCATGCTTCCAACATCCGGGACGATTGATACGCTTCTGGATGGTACACCTGTCAATGGAGCGGACTATCGCAGACTGCTTGCAATGGCGACGCCGGAGATGGAACTGTATACGCGCCTGACGGTGCGTGAGAATCTCACATTCTTACTAGCTGCACGCGGTATTGGGTGTGAGGATGGGGCTTTGCAGGAGCTTCTCGTGCGTGTCGGACTGCCCGCAGAGGTTCTGCCCCGTATGACAGGGCAGCTCTCGACAGGGATGCGTCAGCGCGTACGGCTCGCCGTCGTCCTCGGTACGGATGCCGAGGTATGGCTGCTCGATGAACCGGGGCTTGCTCTCGATGAACAGGGGCGTGCTCTGCTCCTCAATGAGGCTCGTGCAGCGGCGAAGAGGGGGCGGCTCATCCTGTGGGCGACGAATGAACCGGAGGAAAGGAAGGCGGCGGATGCGTGCTTCGATCTTACGAGCGGCTCTGAATGTCGCCCGTAA
- a CDS encoding cytochrome c maturation protein CcmE domain-containing protein encodes MRKYFFVVLILGFIGYAGYFFADSVTPYVSVAEARTSERNVQVKGLPDDTVEPHMENNMFVFSISDEETGETMLVRYKGVKPDNFDEAYHVVAIGKYTGDAFAADKLLIKCPSKYEAEKGKVQV; translated from the coding sequence ATGCGTAAATACTTCTTCGTTGTACTGATTCTTGGATTTATCGGATATGCGGGGTACTTCTTTGCGGACTCCGTGACCCCCTACGTCAGTGTTGCAGAGGCCCGTACCTCCGAACGGAATGTGCAGGTCAAGGGGCTGCCCGACGACACTGTCGAGCCGCACATGGAGAACAATATGTTCGTGTTCTCCATCTCCGATGAGGAGACGGGCGAGACGATGCTCGTCCGATACAAGGGTGTAAAGCCCGATAACTTTGATGAAGCGTACCACGTTGTCGCGATTGGGAAATATACGGGCGATGCGTTCGCAGCGGACAAGCTGCTCATCAAATGCCCGTCGAAATATGAGGCGGAAAAAGGAAAGGTTCAGGTATGA
- a CDS encoding mannitol-1-phosphate 5-dehydrogenase, with protein MKQAIHFGGGNIGRGFIGELLVRSGYEVTFVDVAEALVDEINARRAYDIEVVGSVPKTIHVEHVRAINSNVNLEGLLDAFVTADIVTTAIGPNILKFIAPNIAKGLARRVATNEAPLNIIACENMVGGSTVLKNFVYEHLADDVKEKVTRCIGFPDAAVDRIVPIQHNDDPLLVKVEPFCEWDVDRKGVVGAEPQIEGLTWVDNLEAYIERKLFSVNTGHASIAYMAYLNGIEDIASAMKNEEIVAFVRRVWSETSELLIEKYGFDREKHAAYIHTAEERFKNPHLSDAVTRVARGPKRKLGAKDRLVSPASQLMERGRKPEALATVIAAALHFDFADDPEAVEVQNYIKENGIEKAITHFTEIPAGSELFNLILEKNAEMKK; from the coding sequence ATGAAACAGGCAATCCATTTCGGCGGCGGCAACATCGGACGCGGCTTTATCGGGGAACTGCTCGTGCGCTCGGGCTACGAGGTTACATTTGTCGATGTCGCGGAGGCACTCGTTGACGAGATCAATGCACGCCGCGCATACGATATTGAGGTGGTCGGGAGCGTTCCGAAGACCATCCACGTCGAGCACGTGAGGGCGATCAACAGCAATGTGAATCTTGAGGGGCTGTTGGACGCATTTGTCACGGCGGACATCGTGACCACCGCCATCGGACCGAACATCCTCAAATTCATTGCGCCGAACATCGCAAAGGGGCTTGCGCGTCGTGTTGCGACGAACGAGGCGCCGCTGAACATCATCGCGTGCGAGAATATGGTGGGCGGATCGACCGTCCTCAAGAACTTCGTATACGAGCACCTTGCAGACGATGTGAAGGAGAAAGTCACGCGCTGCATCGGCTTCCCCGACGCCGCCGTTGACCGTATCGTACCGATTCAGCATAACGATGATCCGCTGCTCGTGAAGGTCGAGCCGTTCTGCGAATGGGATGTCGACCGCAAGGGCGTGGTCGGTGCAGAGCCGCAGATCGAGGGGCTGACGTGGGTGGACAACCTCGAAGCGTATATCGAGCGCAAGCTTTTCTCCGTCAACACGGGACACGCCTCCATTGCCTACATGGCATACCTTAACGGGATTGAGGACATCGCATCGGCGATGAAGAACGAGGAGATCGTCGCGTTCGTTCGCCGCGTCTGGTCGGAAACGAGCGAACTGCTCATCGAGAAATACGGCTTTGACCGTGAGAAGCACGCGGCATACATTCACACAGCGGAGGAGCGGTTTAAGAATCCGCATCTCTCCGACGCTGTGACGCGTGTCGCGCGTGGGCCGAAGCGCAAGCTCGGCGCAAAGGATCGCCTCGTTTCTCCCGCGTCGCAGCTTATGGAGCGCGGCAGAAAGCCCGAGGCTCTGGCAACCGTCATCGCCGCCGCCCTCCATTTCGACTTTGCGGATGATCCCGAGGCAGTCGAGGTGCAGAACTACATCAAGGAGAACGGCATTGAGAAGGCGATCACGCACTTTACGGAGATTCCGGCAGGCTCCGAACTCTTCAACCTCATTCTTGAGAAGAATGCAGAGATGAAGAAGTAG
- a CDS encoding DUF7674 family protein: protein MNIVEMANYITNIFPENKQYYKEHIGDYETVLAHVFAIETIDIPMENEFKAHAESERFRKYCKLIQCLWENGDDEVRNVIDVTILESISDHEQM from the coding sequence ATGAACATTGTAGAAATGGCAAATTATATCACAAATATATTTCCAGAAAACAAGCAGTATTACAAAGAGCATATCGGGGACTACGAAACTGTATTAGCTCATGTTTTTGCAATCGAAACCATAGATATTCCAATGGAAAACGAATTCAAGGCGCACGCAGAGAGTGAACGATTTCGGAAATATTGCAAGCTGATCCAATGTCTATGGGAAAATGGTGATGATGAAGTCAGAAATGTGATTGATGTAACCATCCTTGAAAGCATCTCAGATCATGAACAAATGTAG
- the ccsA gene encoding cytochrome c biogenesis protein CcsA, whose amino-acid sequence MLAGVIAALTLAVLYAVFFVVPPAEGLGDYVRIAFFHIPCAWVSVIAFFCAAYWGARYLKTRNLRYDAKSARSAVLGLFFTLLATASGAVFSKLTWGAYWNWDPRQTTIFVLLLIYGAYATLRMTMQDEHARASSSAVYALFSFIAVPFLVFILPRMFFSLHPSPVLNGAGRLDMDAVMLGTLILSLVDVTLMYVWLMKRGNRHA is encoded by the coding sequence ATGCTTGCCGGGGTGATTGCCGCTCTGACATTGGCTGTGCTCTACGCCGTGTTTTTTGTCGTCCCTCCTGCTGAGGGGCTGGGCGACTACGTCCGCATTGCATTCTTCCACATCCCATGTGCATGGGTTTCGGTCATCGCGTTCTTCTGCGCAGCCTACTGGGGCGCACGCTATTTGAAAACACGCAATCTTCGCTATGATGCAAAAAGTGCGCGGTCTGCTGTGCTCGGATTGTTTTTTACATTGCTTGCCACGGCAAGCGGAGCGGTGTTTTCAAAGCTCACATGGGGCGCGTACTGGAACTGGGATCCGCGGCAGACGACAATCTTTGTTCTGCTCCTCATCTACGGGGCATACGCCACACTTCGTATGACGATGCAGGACGAGCATGCACGAGCCTCCTCGTCGGCGGTCTACGCACTCTTTTCCTTTATCGCGGTTCCGTTCCTCGTCTTTATCCTGCCGCGGATGTTTTTCTCGCTGCATCCGTCGCCCGTGCTCAACGGGGCGGGGCGGCTCGATATGGATGCGGTGATGCTCGGAACGCTCATATTATCGCTTGTCGATGTGACACTTATGTATGTTTGGCTGATGAAACGGGGGAATCGTCATGCGTAA
- a CDS encoding aldo/keto reductase gives MNYRKLGNLTVSSVGLGCMGMSQSYGAPADKKEMRELIAAAVDMGITLFDTAEVYGTSDDPHDNEKLVGAALAPYRDKVVLATKFGIHFDMSLLKQGKSPIVPDARPEVIRASVDASLQRLGMDCIDLYYQHRVDPKIPVEEVAGVMGDLIKEGKIRHWGISEAMEEDVRRAHAVCPLTAVQNRYSMMARAYEVLFPVLEELNIGFVAFSPFANGVLTGAYNKSSIFEAGDMRARMPQFSAAAMEENGQLLALLQKLAAEKGATCGQIALAWMLCKKPYIVPIPGTRKYSRLAENAGAADIALTSEEVAAIDAHLETIPMSAVFGILRN, from the coding sequence TTGAACTACCGCAAACTTGGAAATCTCACGGTTTCATCCGTCGGGCTCGGGTGTATGGGCATGAGCCAGTCTTACGGCGCGCCCGCCGACAAGAAGGAGATGCGTGAGCTGATTGCCGCCGCTGTGGATATGGGCATTACGCTCTTTGACACGGCAGAGGTATATGGCACGTCCGATGATCCGCATGACAATGAAAAACTCGTCGGGGCGGCACTTGCGCCCTATCGCGACAAGGTCGTCCTCGCGACGAAGTTCGGCATCCATTTCGACATGAGCCTGTTGAAACAGGGGAAAAGCCCCATTGTCCCCGACGCGCGTCCCGAGGTGATCCGTGCGTCCGTGGATGCATCGCTGCAGCGGCTCGGCATGGACTGCATCGACCTCTACTATCAACATCGCGTCGATCCGAAGATCCCCGTCGAGGAGGTCGCGGGTGTAATGGGGGATCTGATAAAGGAGGGAAAGATTCGCCACTGGGGTATCTCCGAAGCAATGGAGGAGGACGTTCGCCGTGCTCATGCCGTCTGCCCGCTCACGGCGGTACAGAACCGTTACTCCATGATGGCTCGTGCGTATGAGGTGCTCTTTCCTGTGCTTGAGGAGCTGAACATCGGCTTTGTGGCGTTTTCGCCGTTTGCGAACGGTGTGCTTACGGGCGCATACAACAAATCCTCGATATTCGAGGCGGGGGATATGCGTGCGCGGATGCCTCAGTTCAGTGCGGCGGCGATGGAGGAAAACGGTCAGCTGCTCGCACTCCTTCAAAAGCTCGCCGCCGAGAAGGGTGCGACGTGCGGACAGATCGCGCTCGCGTGGATGCTCTGCAAGAAGCCGTACATCGTACCGATCCCGGGGACGCGTAAGTATTCGCGTCTTGCAGAGAATGCAGGTGCAGCGGACATCGCACTCACGTCTGAGGAAGTTGCTGCGATTGATGCTCATTTGGAGACGATTCCAATGTCGGCTGTTTTTGGCATCCTACGAAACTAA
- a CDS encoding cytochrome c3 family protein, with amino-acid sequence MNLKQYAKEHTLRCIIGAFLVGLFAVGGGMLMDKASASPKFCGMCHAMQHEAKTHAMSTHADIACVECHLPHDNIAVYYFEKGKTGMHDTLHQVLNDYPVHIKISDHGRDIVNANCLRCHTSTMGAVCLDRGKDGNANCTKCHSGMPHGSNPLEGGIRVE; translated from the coding sequence ATGAATTTGAAGCAGTATGCAAAGGAGCATACGCTGCGCTGTATCATCGGTGCGTTTCTCGTGGGACTGTTCGCCGTCGGCGGCGGCATGCTCATGGACAAGGCCTCGGCGTCGCCGAAGTTCTGCGGTATGTGCCATGCCATGCAGCACGAGGCAAAGACACATGCCATGTCCACACATGCGGACATCGCCTGCGTGGAGTGCCATCTGCCGCACGACAATATTGCCGTTTACTATTTTGAAAAGGGCAAAACAGGCATGCATGACACGCTCCATCAGGTGCTGAACGACTATCCCGTACATATCAAGATCTCCGATCACGGACGGGATATCGTGAATGCCAACTGTCTGCGCTGCCATACATCGACCATGGGGGCGGTATGTCTGGACAGGGGCAAGGACGGAAATGCAAATTGTACGAAGTGTCACAGTGGTATGCCGCATGGTTCCAATCCTTTAGAAGGGGGGATAAGAGTTGAGTAA
- a CDS encoding heme exporter protein CcmB, with protein MRASILRAALNVARKELLDGIRLRAGYVTMGMFALTVIAFLSMSLAWGTMDVRLASALLWIVIFFAATLQGERLFAEEAAAGTLLFLWIYVPAQAVLFGKMAAHFITLVVLAALVFPLVVILMDAPLVLNLTFLATLVLGLWGMAAADTLLAAVAANASVRGGLVPVLLLPSMLPILLPAISLSAGGGEPALLGGMLIYDMALTVGASMLFDSLWIES; from the coding sequence ATGCGTGCTTCGATCTTACGAGCGGCTCTGAATGTCGCCCGTAAAGAACTCCTCGACGGCATTCGCCTCCGCGCCGGCTATGTGACGATGGGGATGTTCGCGCTGACGGTGATCGCCTTTCTGAGTATGTCGCTCGCGTGGGGGACGATGGATGTCCGCCTTGCGTCGGCACTCCTCTGGATTGTGATTTTCTTTGCGGCGACGCTGCAGGGAGAGCGGCTCTTTGCGGAGGAGGCTGCGGCGGGCACGCTGCTCTTTTTGTGGATCTACGTTCCGGCACAGGCGGTTCTCTTCGGCAAGATGGCGGCACATTTCATTACGCTTGTCGTGCTTGCCGCACTCGTTTTTCCTCTTGTTGTCATTTTGATGGATGCGCCGCTTGTCCTTAATCTCACTTTTCTTGCCACATTGGTGTTAGGATTGTGGGGCATGGCGGCAGCAGATACGCTGCTTGCGGCGGTCGCCGCAAATGCGAGCGTGCGCGGGGGGCTTGTTCCCGTCCTGCTGCTTCCGTCCATGCTGCCGATTCTTCTGCCCGCGATTTCGCTCTCGGCAGGCGGGGGAGAGCCGGCGCTTCTTGGCGGGATGCTGATCTATGATATGGCGCTCACGGTGGGCGCATCGATGCTGTTTGATTCTCTCTGGATTGAGAGTTAG